A genomic segment from Lutzomyia longipalpis isolate SR_M1_2022 chromosome 3, ASM2433408v1 encodes:
- the LOC129793176 gene encoding uncharacterized protein LOC129793176 isoform X2 has protein sequence MQQHEMMSGKTNEITAEWTVHAQLTLSHPGDGTSTADGDPKPVTVVYKWSSDDVKDALETDGRTKGNVSFSSSSSKRQEADEAHQQEKVPQCKSTCSIVLSACADLFPINAQNKYDPNTKRNFDTVLLTQDQGSSMHLTPRIIPLKDAFSQTTPSDCEVPPVRIQRKSSQTEKRTYDYRRKTESMLSPPPNMQPQTPVDEGKVNSSQYGLSRSPLNRYSPSYTSPTSSKRGGSAKKPPRTVHIDVYCTASDGDEGSSSSSSSVSSENVDPVEDVESNSTPQTVYESQQMKLMHKRVGKFDLPRRLGGNRLESTGRGIKTNLGSLSKENVQQLSSKSSMADEINESKQILFDKHLGGSSSGGSRMSLRQKLMKDTSDDCLSSNYPNSSYSTFRDMTVSSISSAQASTSALFEDLMETSWKESEYEMAHAPHASSVAQSSDSFEYDNANDRNRIRQMEEQWQRKNAASTDKVWNSPQAERKFLMQQQRMNEFMRQKEQGERMKRVLGVLETDDSEHSGNISESDRGYHLDPPQMAKTLCPNVMIGMGMSVKEPSPASTAKTTQSTNLEEPRREVSEPKDVWPGVALRRPPPTFLNFSRDSESASSSLVSHLSGYTHEYLSKARKFGAVVGALRKPGHHVGPAKNPDCQCEHCRRWMAERDKGRGRSSSISGPLTFDGFRARRNYI, from the exons ATGCAGCAACACGAGATGATGAGTGGCAAGACGAATGAAATAACAGCAGAATGGACGGTACATGCACAACTAACACTCAGTCATCCTGGTGATGGAACATCCACGGCGGATGGTGACCCAAAACCCGTGACTGTTGTTTACAAATGGAGTTCAGACGATGTGAAAGATGCTCTCGAGACAGATGGAAGAACCAAAGGGAATGTTTCCTTTTCGTCATCATCATCGAAACGACaa GAGGCTGATGAGGCGCATCAGCAAGAGAAGGTGCCACAGTGCAAGAGTACGTGTAGCATTGTACTATCCGCCTGTGCGGATTTATTTCCTATAAATgctcaaaataaatatgacCCAAATACGAAAAGGAATTTTGACACAGTTCTACTCACGCAAGATCAG GGATCTTCAATGCATCTCACCCCGAGAATTATTCCCCTAAAAGATGCCTTCTCACAAACAACCCCAAGTGATTGTGAGGTACCACCTGTGAGGATTCAGCGAAAGTCCTCACAGACGGAGAAGAGAACCTACGATTATCGCAGAAAGACGGAATCAATGCTCTCACCACCACCCAATATGCAACCTCAGACACCTGTTGACGAAGGGAAAGTTAATTCG TCCCAGTATGGATTGTCACGTTCTCCACTGAATCGATACTCACCGTCGTACACATCCCCCACGTCCAGCAAAAGGGGTGGTAGTGCCAAAAAACCCCCGCGGACTGTTCACATTGATGTGTACTGTACGGCATCGGATGGAGATGAGGGCTCAAGTTCGTCATCGTCATCGGTGTCGTCGGAAAATGTGGATCCCGTGGAGGATGTTGAGTCCAATTCAACGCCCCAAACGGTGTATGAGTCGCAGCAAATGAAGTTGATGCACAAACGTGTGGGGAAGTTTGATCTACCACGGCGTCTCGGTGGGAATCGTTTAG AATCAACGGGAAGGGGTATTAAGACGAATTTGGGATCACTCAGCAAGGAGAATGTGCAACAATTGTCAAGTAAATCCAGCATGGCGGATGAGATTAATGAATCAAAGCAAATTCTCTTTGATAAGCATTTGGGTGGAAGTAGTAGTGGTGGCAGTAGGATGTCCCTGAGGCAGAAATTGATGAAAGACACAAGTGATGATTGCCTTAGCTCCAACTATCCCAATTCATCGTACTCCACATTCCGCGATATGACCGTGAGCAGCATCTCAAGTGCTCAGGCATCCACATCGGCTCTCTTTGAGGATCTCATGGAGACATCGTGGAAGGAGTCAGAGTACGAAATGGCCCATGCTCCACATGCATCCTCAGTGGCACAATCGTCGGATAGTTTTGAGTATGATAATGCAAATGATCGCAATAGGATACGGCAGATGGAGGAGCAGTGGCAGCGAAAGAATGCTGCCTCAACGGATAAAGTGTGGAACTCGCCGCAGGCTGAACGGAAGTTCCTCATGCAGCAGCAgagaatgaatgaatttatgcGGCAAAAGGAGCAAGGGGAGCGCATGAAGAGAGTTTTGGGTGTGCTGGAGACGGATGATTCGGAGCATTCGGGAAATATAAGTGAATCAGACAGGGGGTACCATCTGGATCCACCACAGATGGCTAAGACCCTCTGTCCCAATGTAATGATAGGCATGGGAATGTCCGTGAAGGAACCGAGTCCAGCTTCAACTGCCAAAACCACTCAATCCACCAATTTGGAGGAGCCACGAAGGGAAGTGTCGGAGCCCAAAGATGTGTGGCCCGGAGTAGCCCTGAGGCGGCCACCACCGACCTTCCTGAACTTCTCCAGGGACTCTGAGAGTGCGTCTTCATCCCTCGTTAGTCACCTTTCGGGCTACACGCATGAGTATCTGTCGAAAGCGAGGAAATTCGGAGCTGTTGTGGGTGCTCTGAGGAAACCAGGACACCATGTGGGTCCTGCTAAGAATCCCGACTGCCAGTGCGAGCACTGCCGACGATGGATGGCAGAACGTGATAAAGGAAGAGGGAGATCCAGTTCAATATCTGGTCCACTGACCTTTGATGGTTTCCGCGCGAGAAGgaattatatttga
- the LOC129793176 gene encoding uncharacterized protein LOC129793176 isoform X1 — MQQHEMMSGKTNEITAEWTVHAQLTLSHPGDGTSTADGDPKPVTVVYKWSSDDVKDALETDGRTKGNVSFSSSSSKRQEADEAHQQEKVPQCKSTCSIVLSACADLFPINAQNKYDPNTKRNFDTVLLTQDQGSSMHLTPRIIPLKDAFSQTTPSDCEVPPVRIQRKSSQTEKRTYDYRRKTESMLSPPPNMQPQTPVDEGKVNSSQYGLSRSPLNRYSPSYTSPTSSKRGGSAKKPPRTVHIDVYCTASDGDEGSSSSSSSVSSENVDPVEDVESNSTPQTVYESQQMKLMHKRVGKFDLPRRLGGNRLAESTGRGIKTNLGSLSKENVQQLSSKSSMADEINESKQILFDKHLGGSSSGGSRMSLRQKLMKDTSDDCLSSNYPNSSYSTFRDMTVSSISSAQASTSALFEDLMETSWKESEYEMAHAPHASSVAQSSDSFEYDNANDRNRIRQMEEQWQRKNAASTDKVWNSPQAERKFLMQQQRMNEFMRQKEQGERMKRVLGVLETDDSEHSGNISESDRGYHLDPPQMAKTLCPNVMIGMGMSVKEPSPASTAKTTQSTNLEEPRREVSEPKDVWPGVALRRPPPTFLNFSRDSESASSSLVSHLSGYTHEYLSKARKFGAVVGALRKPGHHVGPAKNPDCQCEHCRRWMAERDKGRGRSSSISGPLTFDGFRARRNYI; from the exons ATGCAGCAACACGAGATGATGAGTGGCAAGACGAATGAAATAACAGCAGAATGGACGGTACATGCACAACTAACACTCAGTCATCCTGGTGATGGAACATCCACGGCGGATGGTGACCCAAAACCCGTGACTGTTGTTTACAAATGGAGTTCAGACGATGTGAAAGATGCTCTCGAGACAGATGGAAGAACCAAAGGGAATGTTTCCTTTTCGTCATCATCATCGAAACGACaa GAGGCTGATGAGGCGCATCAGCAAGAGAAGGTGCCACAGTGCAAGAGTACGTGTAGCATTGTACTATCCGCCTGTGCGGATTTATTTCCTATAAATgctcaaaataaatatgacCCAAATACGAAAAGGAATTTTGACACAGTTCTACTCACGCAAGATCAG GGATCTTCAATGCATCTCACCCCGAGAATTATTCCCCTAAAAGATGCCTTCTCACAAACAACCCCAAGTGATTGTGAGGTACCACCTGTGAGGATTCAGCGAAAGTCCTCACAGACGGAGAAGAGAACCTACGATTATCGCAGAAAGACGGAATCAATGCTCTCACCACCACCCAATATGCAACCTCAGACACCTGTTGACGAAGGGAAAGTTAATTCG TCCCAGTATGGATTGTCACGTTCTCCACTGAATCGATACTCACCGTCGTACACATCCCCCACGTCCAGCAAAAGGGGTGGTAGTGCCAAAAAACCCCCGCGGACTGTTCACATTGATGTGTACTGTACGGCATCGGATGGAGATGAGGGCTCAAGTTCGTCATCGTCATCGGTGTCGTCGGAAAATGTGGATCCCGTGGAGGATGTTGAGTCCAATTCAACGCCCCAAACGGTGTATGAGTCGCAGCAAATGAAGTTGATGCACAAACGTGTGGGGAAGTTTGATCTACCACGGCGTCTCGGTGGGAATCGTTTAG CAGAATCAACGGGAAGGGGTATTAAGACGAATTTGGGATCACTCAGCAAGGAGAATGTGCAACAATTGTCAAGTAAATCCAGCATGGCGGATGAGATTAATGAATCAAAGCAAATTCTCTTTGATAAGCATTTGGGTGGAAGTAGTAGTGGTGGCAGTAGGATGTCCCTGAGGCAGAAATTGATGAAAGACACAAGTGATGATTGCCTTAGCTCCAACTATCCCAATTCATCGTACTCCACATTCCGCGATATGACCGTGAGCAGCATCTCAAGTGCTCAGGCATCCACATCGGCTCTCTTTGAGGATCTCATGGAGACATCGTGGAAGGAGTCAGAGTACGAAATGGCCCATGCTCCACATGCATCCTCAGTGGCACAATCGTCGGATAGTTTTGAGTATGATAATGCAAATGATCGCAATAGGATACGGCAGATGGAGGAGCAGTGGCAGCGAAAGAATGCTGCCTCAACGGATAAAGTGTGGAACTCGCCGCAGGCTGAACGGAAGTTCCTCATGCAGCAGCAgagaatgaatgaatttatgcGGCAAAAGGAGCAAGGGGAGCGCATGAAGAGAGTTTTGGGTGTGCTGGAGACGGATGATTCGGAGCATTCGGGAAATATAAGTGAATCAGACAGGGGGTACCATCTGGATCCACCACAGATGGCTAAGACCCTCTGTCCCAATGTAATGATAGGCATGGGAATGTCCGTGAAGGAACCGAGTCCAGCTTCAACTGCCAAAACCACTCAATCCACCAATTTGGAGGAGCCACGAAGGGAAGTGTCGGAGCCCAAAGATGTGTGGCCCGGAGTAGCCCTGAGGCGGCCACCACCGACCTTCCTGAACTTCTCCAGGGACTCTGAGAGTGCGTCTTCATCCCTCGTTAGTCACCTTTCGGGCTACACGCATGAGTATCTGTCGAAAGCGAGGAAATTCGGAGCTGTTGTGGGTGCTCTGAGGAAACCAGGACACCATGTGGGTCCTGCTAAGAATCCCGACTGCCAGTGCGAGCACTGCCGACGATGGATGGCAGAACGTGATAAAGGAAGAGGGAGATCCAGTTCAATATCTGGTCCACTGACCTTTGATGGTTTCCGCGCGAGAAGgaattatatttga